Proteins from a single region of Apis mellifera strain DH4 linkage group LG7, Amel_HAv3.1, whole genome shotgun sequence:
- the LOC413411 gene encoding myotubularin-related protein 14 has product MTEITIQDLQKLLIYFSKNTYRAKDADSTSQAIMQRCVLLIDLDYTHYIISNNDGDLSAHYPSHLIILDGEKSRNPNMCDTPPPLPRTTETIYENTFDSNRLKDLIKQARFARCRSRFPLPVIMYKGRHVCRSATLSGGPEIYGRSGLDYLFAGSEGIVSIQHQVDEARGSDSVLSEWQLFDKVRHHDIKLLKFLKVGTIIDFMVEKKKVKFGVNVTSSEKVDKEKRYSEFTLISLPYPGCEFFKEFRENDYLAKGLVFDWSQTHVDAQIGVPEDSISAQLRINWDEYQVWDLVKLTQNYLKLILRYLSDSGNGILIHCISGWDRTPLFISLLRISLWADGVIHTSLNAFQILYFTIAYDWMLFGHDLEDRLSKGEEIFFFCFYFLKHIHDEEFSIHPRHSKSRHTVLRNDSDSQLDNVMFDSESVVTLSSVSSNLSLNSWCSSVSQNSRDSQDNNPPAVFHCSSTEPQDDSQSNGNVVPWSFYPSPNKEGIAHGSRSPLPHNRTSPVAVPVPGRLRQRNESSSSGGSWQMISGTGSLRGSTTANAPLTDGLTTSLACKPLCETFTGHTSQESSTTIIEDEVCASSAQSRKEKLQCLRRIFYNAYSHTVGFRMKDNSESSGFGQLLGNFAEKVGILSVQRTSL; this is encoded by the exons ATGACAGAAATCACCATTCAAGATTTACAGAAGCTTCTcatatatttctcaaaaaatacttatagAGCCAAGGATGCAGATAGCACg agtcaAGCAATTATGCAGAGATGTGTTCTGCTTATTGATTTAGATTACACTCATTATATCATAAGCAATAATGATGGTGATCTCAGTGCACATTATCCTAgccatcttattattttagatggTGAGAAGAGTAGAAATCCAAATATGTGTGATACGCCGCCACCACTGCCTCGCACAACAGAAACTATATATGAAAACACTTTTGACTCTAACAGATTGAAGGATTTGATAAAACAAGCTAGATTTGCTAGGTGTCGTTCTCGATTTCCACTGCCcgtaataatgtataaaggTAGACATGTATGCAGATCAGCTACTCTATCTGGAGGACCAGAAATTTATGGTAGATCTGGactagattatttatttgctgGTAGTGAAGGTATAGTTTCCATTCAACATCAAGTAGATGAAGCTCGTGGAAGTGATTCTGTACTTAGTGAGTGGCAATTGTTCGATAAAGTTAGGCATCATGACATCAAGCTTCTGAAATTTCTCAAAGTAGGAACTATTATTGACTTCATGgttgagaagaagaaagtcaAATTTGGAGTGAA TGTGACATCCTCAGAGAAAGTAGACAAAGAGAAGAGGTATTCTGAATTCACCTTGATTTCATTACCATATCCTGGATGTGAATTCTTTAAAGAGTTTAGAGAGAATGATTATTTGGCTAAGGGCTTAGTATTCGATTGGTCTCAGACACATGTGGATGCGCAAATCGGAGTGCCAGAAGATTCAATTTCTGCACAATTACGAATCAATTGGGATGAATATCAAGTTTGGGACTTAGTCAAATTAactcaaaattatttgaaacttatattacgatatttaaGTGACAGTGgtaatggaatattaattcattgtaTCTCAG GATGGGATCGCAcacctttatttatttcattattaagaaTCAGTTTATGGGCTGATGGCGTGATTCATACATCATTGAACgcatttcaaattctttattttaccaTAGCGTACGATTGGATGCTGTTCGGCCATGATTTAGAGGATCGACTGAGCAAAGGAGaggaaatattcttcttttgtttttattttctaaaacacATTCATGATGAAGAGTTTAGTATTCATCCGCGTCATAGCAAATCTAGACACACAGTTCTACGCAACGACAGTGATTCACAATTAGATAACGTTATGTTCGATAGCGAATCAGTAGTGACATTGAGCTCAGTCAGTTCTAACTTAAGTCTGAATAGTTGGTGTAGTTCTGTTAGTCAAAATAGCAGGGACAGTCAAGATAATAATCCACCAGCGGTGTTTCACTGTTCTTCCACAGAACCTCAAGATGACAGTCAGAGTAAcgg GAACGTTGTACCATGGTCATTTTATCCTTCTCCAAATAAAGAAGGAATTGCGCATGGATCACGATCACCTTTACCACACAATCGAACTTCACCTGTTGCGGTTCCTGTACCTGGACGTCTTCGACAACGAAACGAATCCTCTTCGTCGGGTGGCTCTTGGCAGATGATATCTGGGACCGGAAGTTTACGTGGTTCCACAACTGCTAATGCCCCGCTCACAGATGGACTGACAACTAGTTTAGCTTGTAAGCCTCTTTGTGAAACTTTTACGGGACATACATCTCAAGAATCGAGTACGACAATTATTGAGGATGAAGTTTGTGCGTCGTCGGCACA ATCtcgcaaagaaaaattacaatgcttaagaagaatattttataatgcttATAGTCATACAGTTGGGTTTCGAATGAAAGATAATTCCGAATCGAGTGGCTTTGGTCAATTACTCGGTAACTTTGCTGAAAAAGTAGGAATTCTTTCCGTTCAGCGCACATCCTTATGA
- the LOC724262 gene encoding putative peroxisomal biogenesis factor 10, whose product MEMKKKYRKLNIASQAEILRSHQRDDDFVKYLREKVIDILQILQRKTGLLPFIHSDIPFKLVYFFFTSGMGNQTLGEEYTGLVQANLKAYKVPSIYARLLAIILECFGEKALIRLLKQLELSINHPHSKLTPTTVIFLNSFISKMYTIIPVFILLHKGLFYIFGRYYSLSKRIAGIDYAKVYGHRPIDTISSGLRLLGIATLIQCMLKIWQNYKSENHFEKYSILDEKHNKLMCQLCLEKVPTTTTPCGHLFCWFCLTDWLHTKPQCPLCREHVVPSRIVHVMNL is encoded by the exons atggaaatgaaaaaaaaatatcgaaaattaaatattgcaagCCAAGCCGAAATTCTACGATCACATCAAAGAGATGATGACTTTGTCAAATATTTACGAGAAAAGGTTATCGATATCTTACAAATTTTGCAAAGGAAAACGGGTTTATTACCCTTTATTCACTCCGATATTCCGTTTAAactagtttattttttttttacatcgggAATGGGCAATCAAACGTTGGGTGAAGAATATACTGGACTTGTGCAAGCCAATTTAAAAGCTTATAAAGTTCcatctatatat GCAAGACTATTggcaataattttagaatgtttTGGTGAAAAAGCATtgataagattattaaaacaattggaattatcaattaatcatCCTCACAGTAAATTAACTCCTACaactgtaatatttttaaattctttcatatcAAAAATGTATACTATAATAcctgtttttatattattgcataaaggattattttatatatttggtcGATATTATAGTTTAAGTAAAAGAATAGCAGGAATAGATTATGCAAAG gTGTATGGTCATCGGCCTATTGATACTATCAGTTCAGGATTGAGACTATTAGGAATTGCTACACTTATACAGTGTATGTTGAAAATCTGGCAAAATTACAAAAgtgaaaatcattttgaaaaatattcaatacttGATGAGAAACATAATAAGTTGATGTGCCAGTTGTGCCTTGAAAAAGTGCCAACAACTACCACACCTTGTGGTCATTTGTTTTGTTGGTTTTGTCTTACTGATTGGTTGCATACTAAACCACAATGTCCACTGTGTAGAGAACATGTTGTACCTTCTAGGATTGTACATGTGATGAACttgtaa